GAAGATCACCAGCAACTGATCCAACTATAATTCTTCACGTTGACCATAAAACAGCTTGGGCAAATGGTGGTGAAACGGTGCTTGAGAATTTAGACACACTTTGTTCCATTTGTAATATTGGAAAAAGTGATTTGGAGTAATTATGACTGAACCTATCCAAACAATCTTTACTGAACTAATATTCGATAGGAATGAGTCGCTTCAGCGATCGGGGGGGAGGGGAGTCTTGGGAATTCTACCCGACCTACAAATCTTGTGCGAAATCTGTTCGAATTTATTTTAACATATACCGTTTATTTCCCAGCAGCGGACCGTGGGAAGATGAAAGAATATTGACTTAGAGTACTGCTTATGCTACCAATGAGCCATGGAAAAAATTCTTGGCCAGGCCCTCAAAAAAGAGCGGGAAATGCGCGGCCTTTCCCTGGCCGACATCGCCGCCGAGACCCGCATCGGCACGCGCTACCTGCTGGCCCTGGAAGATGAGGATTTTGACTTGTTCGCGGGCATCTTCTACATCCGCTACTATATCAAGAATTACCTGCGCGCCTGCGGCGCCGATGAAGCCGCCTTTTTCAATGCCCACTACGATTATCTGAGAGCCGTGCTGGATAAAAAAGGCCTGCCGCCGCCCGATCAGTTTCTGAACAAACTGGAGTACGTCAAGTTCAAAAGGCGGAAAACGCTGCTGATCATCCTGCTGCTGATGCTGTCGGGGGCTCTTTTTTATTGGCTTTTCGGCCGTTCCATCCCACCGCCCAAGCGGTTGGGGAGCGTCGAGATCCCCGCTTTTTCTACGGCGCTGCTCCAAGGCGAAAAGGATTTTCGCCCGGACCGGGCGCCGGTTTCCCTGCACCTGACGTTCACGGCCTCCTGCTGGCTGCAGTTATGGCGGGGAAACAAGAAGATAGCGGAAAAAATATTCGTCAACGGCGACAACCTTTCGGCGCAAGGTTACCAGCTGACTCTGCTGCTGGGCAATCCCGCGGCCGTCCGGCTGGAGATCAACGGCTGGGGCTGGACCCCTTCCGGCCGCTTTGCCGGCGGGGTCAAGCTGCTCCTCGGTCCCGACAAGGTTCAGGAAATCGCGTTATGACCAATCCGATTGTTTCCAGGAATCCGCTGGTCATGCAAATCGCCGCCGGAACGGCCAATGACGAGCTCCTGCAGTTTTTCCTGGAAAAGAAATTGGCCTTCACCGACGAAGAGTACCTGGAAGGCCTGGTTTTCGTGCTGCCCAAGCCCGTTTTTCATGACCGGGCGCTGGCCATATTGAGCGGCATCCCCCAGTCGGTCAAGGAAAATTATGTGCAAAAAAGGGACGCCCAGCTCCAGGTCGCCGAGTTCATTTTGCGGGAAGCCCTGCAGGCCGGTCATTTCAATACCCTGGCCCTGATCATCCAGAACCAGCATTTCCCGACCGAGTTTTTGCTGCGCATCGCCGCCCAGGGCAGGGAGTCGACGCTCGAGGTTCTGCTCGACAACCAGGTGCGCCTGATCGCCTACCCGGAGATCATGGAAAAGATGGAGATGAACCCGGCCTGCGGGCCCTTCATCCGCGGCAAGATCAACGAATTGCGGGAATTTTATTTTCGCGACCAGGCCGCCGAAGCCATCGCCGAAACCGCTGTCCTGGATGACATGGGCACGATCATC
Above is a genomic segment from Candidatus Aminicenantes bacterium containing:
- a CDS encoding DUF4115 domain-containing protein — translated: MEKILGQALKKEREMRGLSLADIAAETRIGTRYLLALEDEDFDLFAGIFYIRYYIKNYLRACGADEAAFFNAHYDYLRAVLDKKGLPPPDQFLNKLEYVKFKRRKTLLIILLLMLSGALFYWLFGRSIPPPKRLGSVEIPAFSTALLQGEKDFRPDRAPVSLHLTFTASCWLQLWRGNKKIAEKIFVNGDNLSAQGYQLTLLLGNPAAVRLEINGWGWTPSGRFAGGVKLLLGPDKVQEIAL